Within Actinomycetota bacterium, the genomic segment GATTAAACCCAAAGGGGATATTAATGTGTATTAGCATCTCGGTTACTATGATCCACTCTTACTCGCCCCCCAACTTTAGTTATTTAAAAAGCTCCCAAAGCTCATCGACAGCGTTCCCGTCTTCTAAACCTACAACCTGAGCAAAACTCGGCTTTATCCTCAGGTTTTAAACAATAGGTTCCGAGTTCTTTCCAACAAGGTTTTGATAGGTTTATGCGCTGACCTGACTCTTTAGGTCTGCCTCCAGAACAATATTTCCTCTGCCAGCAGGGGTACATCTGGATAAACCTTTTCACCCCAGCCAGGTTAAGTCCATCTTTCTCGATTAGATTATGAACAAAACCTAAACGCTTAAGATCAAGGCTGGAATAGAGCCTTCGGTATCCCTGACGAGCGGGGTGAATAATTCCATTTCGCTCCCAAATTCTCAAAGTCTCCGGATGAACTTTTAGCATTTCAGCCACAACGCCGATCGGGAATACGGGCTTATCTTCCTCAGGAATCAATATCATACACCTCCAATGACTCTTCCATTATAAAATTAAAATAATATTTGTAAATAACTTCAAGAATTTTTTTGAAAACTATTCGTTACTGAAAGGATATCAAATATAGCTTGTGTGAGGGGATTTGAGGGAAAAGGATGCGGTCTTCTCCCAATCCTTATATCCCATCTCTAACTGGGCTATTTTAACGATGTTTCCCAACCTGTTAATGAAATAAGATAGCCACTCTTAACGGTCGCTGTCATTTTAACCTTTAGTTAAAACCTTTCTCAATACCTCGCGGAGAGCACTTTTAGTCCAATATTTCCATGGAGGAAACGGCTTTTCCATCGTTAAACTCCCCAAGTCATTTTCTCATAAAGGCATCAAATATAGCCCTGGCAATCATATTGCAATGCCATAATCAAAGGAGATAACCCATTCTTATTGAATACTCCCCCGACAATCCTCCTCAAATCATTAAGACTGGTAGAATAAAAAAGATGGCTTTGGCAAACACAATCGCTAGAGCCGAAATTCGCAATGGAATTGAAGTATTTGCTCAAACCTTGAGCGATATTGCACTCTTTCCTCTCAGCAGTCTCGGCATAAATAATCTCCACGAGTATAGCTTTAGCTACAAGATAATCGATATGCCAGCGAAGATTCTTCCGAGTTTTCCTATGGCGATCAATTCTCGCTTTCAAGCCACCCAGAGCTGAACCAATATATACATAATATCCGGATTTAAACTTCACCGGCCCAAGTTTGCCTATTTTAAATTCACCATCCCTGGGTAACTTCAA encodes:
- a CDS encoding MerR family transcriptional regulator translates to MILIPEEDKPVFPIGVVAEMLKVHPETLRIWERNGIIHPARQGYRRLYSSLDLKRLGFVHNLIEKDGLNLAGVKRFIQMYPCWQRKYCSGGRPKESGQRINLSKPCWKELGTYCLKPEDKAEFCSGCRFRRRERCR
- a CDS encoding GIY-YIG nuclease family protein, giving the protein MKGVYGLLLKLPRDGEFKIGKLGPVKFKSGYYVYIGSALGGLKARIDRHRKTRKNLRWHIDYLVAKAILVEIIYAETAERKECNIAQGLSKYFNSIANFGSSDCVCQSHLFYSTSLNDLRRIVGGVFNKNGLSPLIMALQYDCQGYI